The DNA sequence cccccccactatcccaccccctgctctgccggtgcccctcactccccacccgcagccccctgcttccccacccccagctctgccggtgcccctcactcccgacccgcagcccctgccagcccagcctggatccaccccccagctctgccggtgcccctcactccagaCCCAGAGCCCCATCCCGGAACTAGCCGCCACGTGCTGGAATTTGTTGCCTGGTGGCaccagccccaggctgcagaaacTTAATGATTCAAATCATTTATTTAACCAGCCACCAGCCACGGGCCATTGGGGGGAGGATGCTGGGGGGGGAGTGTCAGAGTGTGggcctgggagcccggactcctgggttctatctctagATCTGTGAGGGGAGTGGGTTCTAGTGGGTTCGAGcagcggggaggggctgggagcctggactcctgggttctcatcttGTCCCTTGctgtagaacccaggagtcctgactccctgctcTGGAATCTCAGTGGGGTTTGGCAAACGGCTGGAACTCTCCAGCGGCCAATGGACCCTCCCAGCAGTTAGCCGTGGGCGCATCCTGGCTCGGTGTCTGGAACGGGCCCCTGGATCCGTTCTGGGCCCTCTCCCAGAACCCTCCCTTCTGTGGGCATGTCCGGGCGGGAACCCGGAGACGGTGCAAAAACAACctgtactgcagggagcagggtgggggctctcacctggcaggcagggctggtccCGATGCCCCCGCGTGgggctagggggcactgtgctgcagggagcaggttgGAGGagtcagtggggaaactgaggcacgaagcaGTGATCATTTTGATGTCTCTCTGGGCACCAGCTCCCGGTGCAGACCTTGGCCATCCCGCTCCCACTCTTGGCACCATCCAGCCCCATTTGCAAGAAGCCGCCAAGACTGGCTGCTCCGATTGTTCCCAACACAATCGCGCCCTTCAGCGGGGGTGTTGATTCTGGGCCAGTGACAGGATAAATATTGATCAGGACGGAGGAGGTGGCAGCTTCATACGGAAGGAGATCGATAAATCATTGtacagggaatgggggagggtggTCTGGGGGTTAgcgcgggggggctgggagccaggactcctgggttctatccctggctctgggaggggagtagggtctagtggttagagcagggggctgggagccaggactcctgggttctctccctggctttgggaggggagtggggtctagtggttagagcagagggaggggctgggagtctggACTCCGGGCTTCTTTCAGGGCTGGGTTCTGGGTTCCCTGCTCCCGCCTCTCTCCAAGCGGCCTTGCCCGCACCCTGCCCTCTTCTCTGTGGCGAATCCCCAAGTTCTTCCTGGCCTCACTccaaaccctccacctgcccggcAGCGCCGTGTTTGCTCAGGGTGGGGCTGCGATCTGAGCTGGGCCGGAGGCAGCCgtctgggacggggggggggggacgatccccaccccccacccccttggggcCCGGCTGTGGTATCGGCCTTGGCTGGCGGCCGCTTTCCTGGGTCAATAACAAAGAACAATGAGATTTTGTACTGAGATCTACAGCGCCCCGGGGGGTCAAACATCCACCCTGGCTGGGGCGGGAATGGGGCTCGGGGCctctcccctctagggggcgccggctcccatccagccccagggcagggcctggctggctcagggggtttcactcccattttctctccccctctcagtGGTTTGCGTATCTGTTCCTGGTGAAATGCCTCCTCTCGCTCTCCACCGCCACCCTGCTGGCCGTCATCCTCGCCTTCCACGTCAAGGAGATCCAGGTaaggcccctccccccaaatgtcgGCCAGGCCAGGGTCCTAGGAACGTCCCCCCAGCTTGCCcttaattccccccacccccaagaaggCTCCCCTtcagtgggtggggtgggggtacaTTTGGGGTTCCCCTGTTTGGGACTGAAGCTCCCCCCAGCTGCTCTGAGCTCTTGGCTCTAAAGTAGCCACCTCCTTACCAGCTTTTCCCAAGTCAaattggaacccaggagtcctggctcctcttctcgccccccccgccccctaaccactagacatcactcccctcccagagccggggaaagaacccaggagtcctgccccatccccctacccccctgctctaaccattagactcactcccctcccagagccggggaaagaacccaggagtcctgccccatccccctacccccctgctctaaccactagacatcactcccctcccagagccggggaaagaacccaggagtcctggttcccaggcccctccccgcactctaagcactagaccccactcccctcccagagccgggaaaagaacccaggagtcctgccccatccccctacccccctgctctaaccactagaccccactcccctcccagagccgggaaaagaacccaggagtcctgacccatccccctacctccctgctctaaccactagaccccactcccctcccagagccggggaaagaacccaggagtcctggctcccagcccccactccaaccccccacACCAGTGACAGAAAACGCTCACTGACTATTTTTCCGTCGGTTGGGGGCAGATTCCATCTAATCTCCCCAGATCAGGCTGAGTTTGGGCTTTTCTAGCTGCTTCGGCTGCTGGTGGGTGACGGGGTTGTGAGTTGTGGGCTGGGTGTTTATGtccctgctgcacacacacatacgctctctctctcccacacacacacacacacacacaaagatacagacacagagatacacacacacacacacacaggcacacaaaGACAAACACAGagacacaggcacacacacacagagacacacacacagagtcacacacacggacacacgcacacagagacagacatgcacacaaagacaaacacacagacacgcacacacacagacacacacacagaaatacacacacgcacacaaacacacagacacgCCCACGGTGTTGGAGTCCCAGCCGCCTGTGGGGCGGAAACAGGAGGTTGATCTTGCGAGGGTGGAAGTTTCCCGCCCCAGGGGAGCGAAGAGATCCCGGCTGTGAGTCACCTGCACACGCCTCTGGGCCCAGACGtaaacacacagagcagggctcagccCCCCAGCAgtgggtcacacacacacacactcccgctctccccgccccccgcacccCGGTCCAGCCACTCCTGGGCCCCACTAACGGGAGAGTAGCTCTgggtctccctgcccctgccctgatggtccctggggggcagggcagtggggggctgttactggcccccacccgcagcagctggctgtggggctgagctccccacagacccccaggggccggggctggggccgggaggaCGGTGGTTGCTCCATTAAACGGAGGGTCCTCCCCCAGGCAGGGGCAAATCCCAGAGAGGGcaagaaagatggagaaagtgaaaatggaagagagaaaccgtgacagagagagaggggtgaagtcaggactcctgggttctctcctcggCTCCGGGAGAGgaatggggtctggtgggttagagccggggtggggagcccggactcctgggttctctccccggctccgggagaggagtggggtctggtggattAGAGCCGgtggggagcccggactcctgggttctctcctcggctccgggagaggagtggggtctggtggattAGAGCCAgtggggagcccggactcctgggttctctccccggctccgggagaggagtggggcctggtgggttagagccgggggggggaagcggggggggagcccggactcctgggttccatgctctccctctctctccccccacagctcttcaTGCTGGACAACTCGCTCCAGGACTGGCGCATCGCGGTGAGCGGCCCCaaactgggcctgatcctgctggagctgctggtctgcgccctgcaccccttccccacggggggctccccctgcctggcccccgagctgGGCCCCCCGACGTCCTTCCTGCCGGGGGCCGAGACGCTGCTGTCGCTGCTGATGTTCCTGCGGCTGTACCTGGTCCCGCGGGCCGCGCTGCTGCAGAGCCACGTCCTGGGAGACGCCTCGTACCGCACCATCGGCTCCCTCAACCAGATCCGCTTCCGGTACCCCTTCGTCCTGCGCCTGCTGGTCAACGGCCAGCCCGGCCGCGTGCTGCTGGTGCtcaccctggggctctggctcaCCGCCTCCTGGGTGCTGTCCGTCTGCGAGAGGTGCGGCCGGGCGCGGGGCGGCCAAGGgccccagggcaggctgggaaagCGGCCAACGTAGGCCCCGAGTGGATTGTGGGAGAGCAGGCCCGGCCCCAGGGCACAGCGGGGATGGAGGCAGCTGAGGGCCCTGGGGCATCGTGGGAAAGCAGGCAACTTTCGGCtgaggtgcactgtgggaaagtgGTCCAGGGCCGAAGTGCATTGTGGGAAAGGGGCCAACTTACGGCCCAAGTGCACCATGGGAAAGCAGGTTAATTTAGGCccaggtgcatcatgggaaagtGGCCAAAGGCCCAAGTGCATCGAAGGGAAGCAGGCTACTTAAGGccaggtgcatcatgggaaagtGGCCAAAGGCCCAGCGGCATGGTGGGAAAGCCGGCAATTGAAGGTGAATGGAAAAGGGGCCAAGCggccaggtgcattgtgggtTGAGGGGCTCCCGCTGTAGGCccaagggcatgctgggaaagcaGCCAGGCAGAAGGCCCAGGGGCATTggagtggagggatagctcagtggtttgagcattggcctgctaaacccagggttgtgagttcaatccttgagggggccacttagggaatggggggaaaaaaactgtctggggattggtcctgctttgagcagggggttggactagatgatctcctgaggtcccttccaaccctgatattctatggctCTCTCAAAATCATGAGGTTGGCCgttgtgggggcgggggcaaggCAGGCTCAGTGGGGGGTGTCTCTGACGCTGTCTCTCTGCCCCCCGTGCTGCAGGGAGAACGGAGCAGGGCACCTGGAGGGGACGTTCTGGCTAATCCCCATCACCTTCCTCACCATCGGCTACGGGGACGTGGTGCCAGTGACGGTGTGCGGCCGGCTGGTCTGTCTGTGGACCGGCATCATGGTAAGGGCTGTGCCCTcccgcagcacagcaccccctagtgctgcCCTGGAACCCTGCCTGGCTAATCGCATTCCCTGTCTCTGCCGCAGGGCGTTGGCTGCACGGCGCTGCTGGTGGCAGTGGCAGCCGACAAACTGGAGTTCAACCGGGCGGAGAAACATGTTCACAACTTCATGATGGACATACAGTGCACCAAAGAGGTGGggcagaacccaggcgtccgggcccccagacccccctgctctgacctcactcccctcccagtgccggGGACGTGGCTGTTTTCCAAATGTTCTTCTGTGGATGGGGATGGGAAACGCTCCCGGtgcctgctgggggggggaggaggcagggccccccatgccaccccagccaggccctgacgccccccgccctccccccccggcatggtggggcttggctgggcccccgTGGGCTGCTTGGCCTGCACAGACTgacacaggggtattgtgagaaaGTGGCCAAGCCCTGGAAATccaggtgcattgtgggacaGGGGAATAGTAAGACCTGGTGCATGGTGGGAAAATGCCCAACCCTGTGGCCCAGATGCATTGTGGGAAGTATAGGGAGCAACCTCAGAGTTCAGGTCCATtgtgccccccctcccaccctaaaAGCCCAGCCCAtgggccccaggtggggggggggggtagggcagGGAACTGCTaacccagtgcattgtgggaaggatCCTGACATGACTCCGTTTCCCTCCCAGATGAGGAACTCGGCAGCGAACGTCCTACAGGCGGCTTGGCTCTTCCACAGACACAGCAAGGCCAAGGCCAGGGCCGGGCGCCGAGTCCGGACGCATCACAGGCGCTTGCTGGCGGCCATCCACAGGTGAGTGACagtgcccggacgcctgggtccgcTCCCGGcttctgggggtgagggaggtggggtctagtgggttagaacaggggggctgggagccaggactcctgggttctctccctagctctgggaggggactggggagcccatggctggactagcagggggctgcgggtcgggagtgaggggcaccggctggaccagcagggggctgcgggtcgggagtgaggggcaccggctggaccggcagggggctgcgggtcgggagtgaggggcgccggctggtctagcagggggctgcgggtcgggagtgaggggcgccggctggaccggcagggggctgcgggtcgggagtgaggggcgccggctggaccggcagggggctgcgggtcgggagtgaggggcgccggctggaccggcagggggctgcgggtcgggagtgaggggcgccggctggaccggcagggggctgcgggtcgggagtgaggggcgccggctggactggcagggggctgcgggtcgggagtgaggggcgccggttggactggcagggggctgcgggtcgggagtgaggggcgccggttggactggcagggggctgcgggtcgggagtgaggggcgccggttggactggcagggggctgcgggtcgggagtgaggggcgccggctggtctagcagggggctgcgggtcgggagtgaggggcgccggctggactggcaggggattgcgggtcgggagtgaggggcgccggctggtctagcagggggctgcgggtcgggagtgaggggcgccggctggaccggcagggggctgcgggtcgggagtgaggggcgccggctggaccggcagggggctgcgggtcgggagtgaggggcgccggctggactggcagggggctgcgggtcgggagtgaggggcgccggctggactggcagggggctgcgggtcgggagtgaggggcgccggctggactggcagggggctgcgggtcgggagtgaggggcgccggctggtctgacagggggctgcgggtcgggagtgaggggcgccggctggactggcagggggctgcgggtcgggagtgaggggcgccggctcAGCTCTTTCTCCGGTTCTGCAGGTTCCGGGAGGTCCGGATTCGGCACCGGAAGCTCCGAGATCAGGTTAACGCCCTGGTGGACATGTCGAAGGTGAGTTCTGCCTGCACGTCCCAGCCTGGCTTCCCCCTCCCAGGGCCCCTAAGTAacccagccccacacagccccctgctcGGGGACAGGAAGGTAGAAACTGCAGGGACTGAGACagaatgggggggtgggagccaggactcctgggttctctccccggctctgaaaggagagtggggtccagtgggttagagcaggggggtaggactcctgggttctctcctgagCTCTGGGGGGGATTGGGGTCCAGtggtttagagcaggggggcaggactcctgggttctctcctgagCTCTGGGGGGGATTGGGGTCCAGTGGTCCAGGgcgctgtgggttgggagtgaggggcaccagctggGCAGGCTGTGGGGTGCTGCTGCCCTCCAGGGGCTTCAcgtcatcccccccacccccccgaggcTCAGCctcagcgggggggaggggggcgtctGACCCTTGGCCGCTTTCCCACGATGCCACGGGGTTTTGTCCGCTCCCTCCCCAGGTGCAGACGATTCTCTGTGACCTCAGCATTgggctcagcacctcccagcGGGGCCTGGAGAAGCGAATCGACGCCCTGGACCAGAAGCTGGAGGCGCTGACGCGGCTGGTGACGGCCGCCCTGGAGGCCAAACAACCGCAGGAGCCGTGGCTGCTACAGCCCCAGGACAGCCAGACAGGTGGGcatggtgcccctcactcccgacccgcagccccctgctagcccagccctgccggtgcccctcactcctgacccgcaaccccctgccagcccagccctgggctcccccccagccctgccggtgcccctcactcctgacccgcagcccctgccagcccagccctgggctcccccccagccttgccggtgcccctcactcctgacccgcaaccccctgccagcccagccctgggctcccccccagccctgctggtgcccctcactcctgacccgcagcccctgccagcccagcactgggctcccccccagccctgccggtgcccctcactcccgacctgcagccccctgctagcccagccctgccggtgcccctcactcctgacccgcagcccctgccagcccagccctgggctcccccccagccctgccggtgcccctcactcccgacccgcagccccctgccagcccaaccctgctggtgcccctcactccccacccgcagcccctgccagcccagcccagcccagcccccaccccccagctctgccggtgcccctcactccccacccgcagcccctgccagcccagccctgggctccccccacaccagcTGTGCCTGCGACTCCACAAGCCCCCCTTTTCCTCTCCACCCcttagtgtgtgggggggagggtggggctggggtgtgaaATTTAAAGGGCCGGGACCCTAGTTTTGGTTCCCCCTGGGGCAAGATTAACCTCTGTTTCCGTTTCTCTCTGCTCCGCAGGCCGGTGAGGAGGGGTTGACCCGGCGTTGGAGCCCAGACCCTGGTCCAGGGGGCAC is a window from the Malaclemys terrapin pileata isolate rMalTer1 chromosome 21, rMalTer1.hap1, whole genome shotgun sequence genome containing:
- the KCNN4 gene encoding intermediate conductance calcium-activated potassium channel protein 4; its protein translation is MGVKQNPPEAAVLPVPGVPGENLRRLQLRKGLLKAEGQLAGWGLALALGGILLMVLHTELAWFGGCKWFAYLFLVKCLLSLSTATLLAVILAFHVKEIQLFMLDNSLQDWRIAVSGPKLGLILLELLVCALHPFPTGGSPCLAPELGPPTSFLPGAETLLSLLMFLRLYLVPRAALLQSHVLGDASYRTIGSLNQIRFRYPFVLRLLVNGQPGRVLLVLTLGLWLTASWVLSVCERENGAGHLEGTFWLIPITFLTIGYGDVVPVTVCGRLVCLWTGIMGVGCTALLVAVAADKLEFNRAEKHVHNFMMDIQCTKEMRNSAANVLQAAWLFHRHSKAKARAGRRVRTHHRRLLAAIHRFREVRIRHRKLRDQVNALVDMSKVQTILCDLSIGLSTSQRGLEKRIDALDQKLEALTRLVTAALEAKQPQEPWLLQPQDSQTGR